The following DNA comes from bacterium.
TGCTCACGGCGCAGGGACCAGCACATCCATGGCATTAATCTCGGCAGGAGTAAAAATAGTAATAACCGAAACTGTAGGCCCCAAAGCAGGAGAAGTTCTTAAGTCCGGAGGAGTAAAAGTATTCGGAGGTGCTGGTAAGGTAACTCTTAAGGAAGCGTACGAAAACTATAAGAAAGGACTTCTTAAAGAGCAGGAACTTTATTAATTGGGATATTGTGTATAAGGT
Coding sequences within:
- a CDS encoding NifB/NifX family molybdenum-iron cluster-binding protein, with translation MKIAITATGGKWQDFTDTRFGRSKGFFIIDTETEETSYIDNAANLEAAHGAGTSTSMALISAGVKIVITETVGPKAGEVLKSGGVKVFGGAGKVTLKEAYENYKKGLLKEQELY